A region from the Triticum urartu cultivar G1812 chromosome 1, Tu2.1, whole genome shotgun sequence genome encodes:
- the LOC125525288 gene encoding uncharacterized protein LOC125525288, with protein MRSGGDVRSFFRQQKAHSGAAATKPTGGVSKKAAHHHQKQAATRPTPDHGGGADAGREEAEDAERKAREFDMDMRYGPCLGLTRAQRWQRAAALGLAPPPHALCSDDQPCLWEGRV; from the exons aTGAGGAGCGGCGGCGACGTCAGGTCCTTCTTCCGGCAGCAGAAGGCCCACTCCGGCGCGGCGGCCACCAAGCCCACCGGCGGCGTCTCCAAGAAGGCGGCGCACCACCACCAGAAGCAAGCGGCGACGCGCCCGACGCCAG ATCACGGCGGCGGCGCCGACGCGGGGAGGGAGGAGGCGGAGGACGCGGAGAGGAAGGCCAGGGAGTTCGACATGGACATGCGCTACGGGCCCTGCCTCGGCCTCACCCGCGCCCAGCGCTGGCAGCGCGCCGCCGCGCTgggcctcgccccgccgccgcacgcGCTCTGCTCCGACGACCAGCCGTGCCTCTGGGAGGGCCGCGTCTAG
- the LOC125525260 gene encoding nuclear pore complex protein NUP35-like, with product MASSPSPSSSRTPAAARRGGRAARQSPFFRDLASPIPSHRSGGSRFASPAAAAPPSATPPPPPLFTLDDRFAAADFSPDPTASDLLPVASSPSPRAGAGSRSPSWDRSRGKASAHGSPMDGVVEPPRKELLALPPPSSPCTPPPPTATSVAAEAPSPVTPATEAARTEPAAPASEGKADGEEWVTVFGFSLRDTNLVLREFEKCGVILRHHSGPREGNWIHILYQHSYDARKALQKNGIQLCSGVIIGVKHIDPVHRQQLDDRLAGINQGGFMVSLPSKLLVLKSNTGASNQLGALPRPYDPKSSTNVIRDAGRRTTGSVAAPAKSIVTNVMDLIFGI from the exons ATGGCCTCCTCCccgtccccctcctcctcccggacccccgccgccgcgcgccggGGCGGCCGCGCGGCGCGCCAGTCGCCCTTCTTCCGCGACCTCGCCTCCCCCATCCCGTCCCACCGCAGCGGCGGCTCCCGCTTCGCCTCCCCCgcggccgccgccccgccctccgccacgccgccgcccccgcccctcTTCACGCTCGACgaccgcttcgccgccgccgACTTCTCGCCCGACCCCACCGCCTCCGACCTCCTCCCCGtcgcctcctccccctccccccgcgCCGGGGCAGGCAGCCGCTCGCCCTCATGGGACCGCTCCCGCGGCAAGGCCTCCGCCCACGGATCCCCCATGGACGGGGTCGTCGAGCCGCCCCGCAAGGAGCTGCTCGCGCTGCCCCCGCCCTCCAGCCCCTGCACTCCTCCTCCCCCGACGGCCACGTCCGTGGCCGCCGAGGCGCCGTCGCCCGTGACCCCGGCGACGGAGGCTGCCAGGACGGAGCCCGCGGCTCCGGCCAGCGAAGGGAAGGCAGATGGCGAGGAGTGGGTCACTGTATTCGG ATTCTCGCTTAGAGATACCAACCTCGTTCTCCGAGAGTTCGAAAAATGTGGTGTTATATTGAGACATCACTCTGGCCCAAGAGAGGGTAATTGGATCCACATATTATACCAG CACTCTTACGATGCAAGGAAAGCCCTTCAAAAGAATGGTATCCAACTATGCAGTGGCGTCATAATTGGAGTAAAGCATATTGATCCAGTGCACCGGCAGCAGCTGGATGATAGGCTCGCTGGAATCAACCAAGGAGGCTTCATGGTCTCCCTTCCTTCGAAATTACTTGTCCTGAAGAGCAACACAGGAGCATCAAACCAGTTGGGAGCCTTGCCGCGCCCGTATGATCCGAAGTCTTCCACAAACGTTATCAGAGACGCAGGGCGTCGTACAACAGGCAGTGTCGCCGCGCCAGCGAAATCTATTGTAACCAATGTGATGGACTTGATATTCGGCATCTAG
- the LOC125525270 gene encoding peptidyl-tRNA hydrolase 2, mitochondrial isoform X1 — protein MAAPPRRNPNHGGKRKDEEPWLAAGIRPANFLPGLAIGFLLGLLLDLSSSWRPRFSLPSAPAPRGSKRAAAGSSAAPAPGEELKMVLVVRQDLKMGAGKIASQCAHAATGLYADLLASNRVILRQWEQFGQAKIVLTCKNQQEMNRIKETAEYRGIPTFVVADAGRTQVVAGSKTVLAVGPGRKADIDSVTGKLRLL, from the exons ATGGCTGCTCCGCCGCGGCGAAACCCCAACCACGGCGGCAAGAGGAAG GACGAGGAGCCGTGGCTCGCGGCGGGCATCCGCCCGGCCAACTTCCTCCCGGGCCTGGCCATCGGGTtcctcctcggcctcctcctcgaCCTCTCCTCCTCCTGGAGGCCGAGGTTTAGCCTCCCGTCTGCCCCGGCGCCACGGGGCTCCAAGCGGGCGGCCGCCGGTTCCTCCGCCGCCCCAGCCCCAGGCGAAGAGCTCAAGATG GTTTTAGTAGTGCGTCAGGATCTTAAGATGGGGGCTGGGAAAATAGCGTCTCAATGTGCCC ATGCAGCAACTGGCTTGTACGCCGATCTGTTGGCAAG CAACCGGGTTATTTTGAGACAATGGGAGCAGTTTGGACAAGCTAAGATTGTTCTGACATGCAAGAATCAACAGGAAAT GAACAGGATAAAGGAAACTGCAGAATACCGAGGTATCCCAACTTTTGTTGTTGCAGATGCAGGCCGCACACAG GTAGTGGCTGGGTCTAAGACAGTTCTTGCAGTAGGGCCAG GGAGGAAAGCAGACATAGATTCAGTTACCGGGAAATTGCGCCTACTGTAA
- the LOC125525270 gene encoding probable peptidyl-tRNA hydrolase 2 isoform X2 → MAAPPRRNPNHGGKRKDEEPWLAAGIRPANFLPGLAIGFLLGLLLDLSSSWRPRFSLPSAPAPRGSKRAAAGSSAAPAPGEELKMVLVVRQDLKMGAGKIASQCAHAATGLYADLLARNRIKETAEYRGIPTFVVADAGRTQVVAGSKTVLAVGPGRKADIDSVTGKLRLL, encoded by the exons ATGGCTGCTCCGCCGCGGCGAAACCCCAACCACGGCGGCAAGAGGAAG GACGAGGAGCCGTGGCTCGCGGCGGGCATCCGCCCGGCCAACTTCCTCCCGGGCCTGGCCATCGGGTtcctcctcggcctcctcctcgaCCTCTCCTCCTCCTGGAGGCCGAGGTTTAGCCTCCCGTCTGCCCCGGCGCCACGGGGCTCCAAGCGGGCGGCCGCCGGTTCCTCCGCCGCCCCAGCCCCAGGCGAAGAGCTCAAGATG GTTTTAGTAGTGCGTCAGGATCTTAAGATGGGGGCTGGGAAAATAGCGTCTCAATGTGCCC ATGCAGCAACTGGCTTGTACGCCGATCTGTTGGCAAG GAACAGGATAAAGGAAACTGCAGAATACCGAGGTATCCCAACTTTTGTTGTTGCAGATGCAGGCCGCACACAG GTAGTGGCTGGGTCTAAGACAGTTCTTGCAGTAGGGCCAG GGAGGAAAGCAGACATAGATTCAGTTACCGGGAAATTGCGCCTACTGTAA